caattcaaatatcatggagctgcagccaggatcacaggacttagcagcaaatacattaaaagcttatagggcttggaatataatattccagaaggcaaaagagcttagaatgcaaccgagaatcaactacctagcaaaactgaacatccttttccagggaaaaaaggtggactttcaaggaaccgggggaatttcaaatgttcctgttggaatggccagagctgaaaaaaaggtttgatcttcaaatacaggactcaggtgaagcatagagagtggaggagaagaggaaaatgtgagggacttaatgatgatgaactacatgtattcctatatagaaaaatgatgctgataatactcatatgaaccttctcatttaatagagcaggtagaaggagcttttatagatgaagcacaggagaaaactgaatttgaaaatatattgtgggggcagctaggtggcctagtggataaagcaccggccttggagtcaggagtacccgggttcaaatccggtctcagacacttaataattacctagctgtgtggccttgggcaagccacttaactccgtttgccttgcaaaagaaaaaaagaaaaaagaaaaaaaagaaaatatattgtggtataaaaatggagtcaatagataaaagggaaatgtaatgggagaaagaaaaaggagaggagaaataggctaagatatttcatataataatatttttctttattacaatgagctattgcaatgatatggaaggggggaagacaagggggaatgagggaatctttgctctcatcagaggtggctaggagaggaaacagcatatatactcaatggggtatagacatctgtagaaagaaggagagaagggggacagggggaagggggggatgtgagtgatggggggagagtagtcagatataacacattttcttttttacttcttccaaggggctgggattggatggcctgtccgggaccatagggcagGGTGGATGCTGGGGAAGGGGTAGTATGTGAGCTCGGggtctcttgaccccagggccagggatgtgtctgctgtgccactcaaataccctacagcagagacagagtgaaaggagagagaaaatatagtgcatggtagtagagaagtatgaatgcagggagttgtgatcagcaatggcaacggtgggaaaatatggaagtaacttttgtgatagacttatcctaaagaatgtgatccacccatgacagagctggtggtgttggaatacagactgaagcacattttttattaatattattttctggggagggggtgttgcagggcaaatgggactgggtgacctgcctgggactgcacagctgggtgattattgggtgtctgaggccagatttggacctgggtgctcctggctcaagggccagtgatctgtctgccactcagccacccctactattattattactattttattttattttgggtctttttttttggtttttgtagggcaatggggttggggtggcttgcatggggtcacacagctaggtgattgttgggtgtctggagctggatttggactcaggttctcctggctccagggccagtgctctgtctgctacaccacctggccatacctacaattatttttattatttttttaatattaattttactttttctctccccttccctttactttatcacttatgcaggtctatattttcttgggggagggggcattatgtttactcttaaacaagcatattttagtaatgtataaaaaacattatttgcacaaaataacaataaataaataaatttttaaaaaataaaaaaataagtacctgtttctttccttcttgaatCACTTGTTCAGTTGAATCAAAttgatttggggggaaaaataagCCAACTTATAGAAAAGAACTAACTTTATTACaacatagaaatagaaattttaaaagtatataaaaaaagaatgtccaTGAGTAAAGATATGCACAAAATTCTATCaataaaaaatactatattaCCAGTATCTATGTGTATACAAGTCACCCTAGGAAAATTACAGAAAACAGTATATCTGTCCAAAAATTAGACTTAAGACTTTCCAAACTAGTAATATATCCTCCAATTACAAGGCACATACTATTTAATGGAATTATTTCAAAAGGAAATTGAACCAGAAAAATTTgatatgatttcattaattttttttaaaattcaactttgTTATGtagttttatcaaaaatatgaatactAATTGAGAATAAAACATTTCCCTAAAAATGTAATAAGCACAATGATTGCATATAAAAATCAGAAAGGCAATAACACAATCTATTTACTGTCCCTTTGTTTGCTAATATAATATTTGCAGGACCTGGTGGTTTTCAGATGATAGGAGAATGAATTTTCAGATTTGTTTGTTCCTCCATCCATTCATGGGTACCGAGGAGTCTATGTCTTACAATAGACCTCAAATAGAGAGGCAGCTGAATGCATCCGGTAGAAAATAGAAAAGGGCATTGCAAGGTTAACCACAATAATCCAAGGTTCAAATCCaaaaacaatttcttctaatcCATTGTCATATTCAGGCCGGCATCCAAAGGCAGGTGGGATCCAAAGCTGTAGAAGGGAAAAGAGCTAATTATCATCAATTGGCCTTTGCAGCTTATCTCCTGAGAAGCTTGGGTTCCATGTTTCCTAATCATACCTGAATAGGaatccccacccccacaaaattCGACAGTTTGAGGTCTTGACTTCAGAGACAGTTGTCATaaggaacaaaagaaacaataggagGAAAATCgaatgaagtaataaaaaaaaagtcacctgtGATGCTATTCCTGTTCAACTCAATGTCTTGGGATCCCATGTTACCTCTACTTTTACTCACCATTACTCTGAAATAGTCTCAGGGCTCACTTCACAATTCCCTGAGAAGTATGGATGATATCCCCCAACAGGATGTCATTGAATTCCCGAGTCACTAATACTACAAGCACCATTACAATTATTTTGTGGCATATGGAGCCTTTCTTTTTGTCACTGGCCTCCTCAGGGTATTTGCTTAGTTGTTGCATCTCTGAGTCagagggtatggacattttagttactttcttctcataattccatattacttTCAAGAGCTGTCAGACTCAGGGAggttagttggtgcagtggatatagcaccagccctggagtggggaagacctgagttcaaatttgacctcagacacttaataattgccaaaccataagaccctgggcaagtcacttaaccctattgccttaaataaaagtaatttttaaaagttaaaaaaagaactgttagATCAATTTCAAGTTCCACTAAGAGAGTACTAGTATaactatctttccttttttattcttatttaaaaaaataacattatctgtctctgtctcctatTTCCCCTTCCCaaattaaacaataaataataaaataaaaataagacccttgtaataaatatgtatgGTCCAGCAAAACAAATCACTACACTAGCTATATTCAAAAATACAtggttcattttacatttttaagccAATTTGGTAAAGAGTAGGTCGTATGCTTCTTTGTTCTTCCAACAAATGGTTTtttcattgcattgatcaaagttttaaagtctttaaagttgtttttctttataatgttattattgtaaattattctcttagttctgcttatttccAGTAAATTCTATAACTATCCTATCATTTCTTACAAtccaataatattcaattaaattcatataTCATTATTTGTTTAGCCATCATTTAATAGGTTGGCATCCCCTTTGTTTCTAGGTTTGAGCTGGCACAAATAATATTGctaaacatatttttgtatatctagatccttttcctctttctttgatcactttgggatatatatatatatatatatatatatatatatatatatattatgcctGTCTTTCCATAAGtcctccaatattgattattcctatcttctgtcatttttgccaatttcttGGGTGTGAAAGAAAGCTTCacagttatttaatttatttcattatctgGAGCTTTCTTTCATATGGTTGCTAATAGTCTATAACTATTCTACagaaaacttcatatcttttttttgtttatttgttttggagACTAGATCTCCCAATCTCATCAAGGTGGGACATGCAGCTGCCACTTAAACCCTGAATCCCACTATTGATCATTACAGAAGCTTTGGCCTTCTCTATTTCCAacctgactcagttctctcttccTTAGGCAACCTGGTCCCCTGCTCCCCACACTTCTGGGACTCACCATATTTATGAGTGATTTAATGCAAGACTAATGGTTTTAACCCACTTTTATATCAGAGCTACCTAGCTCAAGTAAACTACCAGCCTCAGCCTTCCAAGGGGCAGGAATTACAGCCCAGCTCTTCctattctttgacaatttatccGTAGGAGAATGATTTTTGGTCTTAAATATTTAGGCAATGCAAatgtttattttccaattctataaatGAACCTGATGCCTTAAAATGGTTAAGGTACACAGTAAATTGCCTTGAATCCAGATTTTCAGAGTTTAAAACCAATGCACCATCCACAATACTCACTGTAACACAAGACTTTTTCtctataaatatcattttcccaaAAGATAAGAGAGGTAATTTCTCTGTCTTTTAATGATGCTCTATTTTCTAGCCAAATACTGTATGTGGTAGATTGACCTcagatatatatatttaatctaaTGGAAATGAATgggataaaatttgaatttaaatgaatgggataaaaggaaatgtttattttcaatttcctcatcaccATAGCATGATATAGGGAAAGGGCATTGACTATGGAATTAagaaatctggattcaaattccaggtATAATATTTTACAAgctattaaaaattaaacaagttATCATTCCTGGAtctagtttcctcaactgtaaaatcatgagactgaactagatgacctctaatgtATCTTCCAATTATATCTCTATGATgtgactaaaatagaaatatgtttaatatgattgtgcatgtatataaCCTATAGCAGATTGTTCTCTGGGGGAGGGttagaagaaagggaggaaggaaggaagaaaaatttggaaatcaaaatcgtacaaaaataaatgttggaactgagggaggcagagccaaaatggcgacaggaaaagagcctctcctaggtgttctctccataatatttcaaaaatcataaaatcatgattctaactaaatttttgagagacagaacccacaaaaggatccagtgaggcagttctccagcccaaggtaacctggaaaatagtggaaaggttcCACTCCATGGcgttagaggggcagcctgccagagtgaaggaacttcagcctcccagaggcagccccagggttcctgggagctgcggctcatgGCAACTGGTGCAGTTTCTTGACcgacaccccggggagcaccgggtgcaacttggaagatcattggggagacttctgccagagcaagcccATGCAGTCAGCCCTCAGAGCACTCAAGTGAGCAAAGTAGCCCGGCAGCCCAGAACCAGGAAATGGGAGCAggtggtaagcaggagccctcaagcaattgagccttgagtgctcagcctaccaaaagtaggggagtggagagagagacttctgaggtctgtcctctgtacctgtaacaggactctggggctctaatcacattcagatcctgatcacagtctaggacccccatagaacagccccctccccacctcagccccatggcacaGGAGTGGGcttttggtcattcacagaccaggagggaagacagaacttcacacactgagatccttgtggggggtcccaataatactcaaaagctcaggaagcaccccaagaccaggcacaggctggggaaatgagtaaacagagaaaaaaagatgaacactattgagaaatacattgtctgatcccaagaaggatcaaaatactcaatctgaagatgaggaagtacaagcttctgcatctaaagagtccaagaaaaacagaaattgggctcaggctatgacagagctcaaaaaagattttgaaaatcaagtaagggagatagaagaaaaatcgggaaaagaaatgagagagatgcaggaaaaacatgaaaaagaagtcagcagcttagtcaaggagatccaaaaaaatgctgaagaaaataacatgttaaaaaccagcataggtcaaatggataaaacagttcaaaaagttattgaggagaagaatgctttaaaaaagcaaaattggccagatggaaaaggagataagaaagctctctgaagaaagcaaatccttctgatatagaatggagctaaaggaagctgttgactttatgagaaatcaagacacaatacttcagcacaaaaagaatgaaaaattagaataaaatgtgaaacatctcattgaaaaaacaactgatctggaaaacagatttaggaaagacaatttaaaaattattgggatacctgaaagtcatgatcaggaaaagagccttgacctcatttttaaagaattcctacaggaaaactgcccagatatcctagacacagagggcaaaatagaaattgaaagaatccaccgatctcccctggaaagggattcaaaaaaaaacaacccccaggaatattatagtcaagctccagaactcccaagtcaaagagaaagtattacaagcaaccagaaggacacaattcaaatatcatggcgctgcagtcaggatcacacaggacttagcagcagctacattaagggctcataaggcttggaatataatattctggaagacaaaagagctcaaAATGCAACCGAGaacaactacccagaaaaactgaacatcctcttccaggggaaaagatgggctttcaattgttcctgttgaaaagaccagagctgaacagaaagtttgatcttaaaatacaggactcaggtgaagcatagagaatggaggggaaggggaaaatatgagggacttaatgatgatgaactgcatatattcctgcatagaaaatgatactgataatactcataagaaacttctcatttaatagagcaggtagaaagagcttttacagatgaagcacaggagagagctgaatttgaagctaAAATATACTGTaagaatggagtcaatggctaaaatggaaatgtaatgggagtaagagaaagaggtggaataggctaagatatttcatataataatttttttaattacaatgagctattgcaatgatatggaagtggggaaggtgagggggaatgagggaactttgactctcatcagaggtggctcggagaggaaacagcatatatactcaatgaggtatagacatctagagtaaaaaagagagaagggggacagggggaaggggaggatgtgagtgatggagaagagtgaaccatgggggagagtggtcagatataacatattttcttttttacttcttgcaaggggctgggattggatggcctgtccaggaccatggggccaggtggttgctgggtcttaggtatgtgggcttggggcctcttggccccagggctggtgatcagtctgctccACCACTAAGCTACCCTTTtaggaagagggacagagtgaaacaagagagaaaataaatatagtatataaCAGTGgagaggtatgaatggagggagttgcgatcagcaatggcaatggtggaaatatatggaagtggcttttgtgatggacttatcataaagaatgtgatccactcatgacagagctgatggtgttagaacacagactgaagcacatttttaaaaaaaaattttaatttttatttcttcttttcctttactttatttctcatgaaagtctatattttggggggggtattatgcttactcttaaaaatattttagaaatgtataaaaaatcatttgtacaaaaattaaaaaatatataaaaagaaaattaataaataaataaatgttgaaaactatctttatatgtaattagaaaaataaaatactattgagattgataaataaattaaatataactcTATGATGTATTGTCCAAGACCCTATTCAATTATTCAATTTCTAACTCCTTGCTgaagttttctttctattaaaaggaattttttttagtctttgacttgattaataaagcaaaattcaggaaaaagaaaactaaaaggagTTTGTTGGAAAATACATCAAGTAATATATTGATGTGCTGATTGCTGTTCTCTCCCCCAACAGGAAGCCTCTACTATTTGTTGGCTGGTCAAGTGGTTTAGAGAATTCAATTAGATGAGCATTTGTTGAGAACCTTTCTAGTGTCTTGTTTAATTGTAAACCTGCTAGGCAGGAGAACAAAAGGAGCCAGGTGCTGAAGAGCAACAGGCCAGAGATAATGAAGAGGGGATGAAATAGgatatgaatttaaattaaaaagagatcCAGATTAAAAAGCAAACTGAATTCTCAGCTAGATAGAGTTGGATCAAACTGGAAAATATAGACTTAAGAATCACAAAATCATGAAATTTCAGTGTCAGAAGGGACTTTAGTGGTCCTCTAATCCAACTTCTACATCAAGTACAATCCCCCCCTTATGATAATCCCAATGAGTCCAATCTCTGTTACTCAAGTGATTGGAAATTCATCCTCACGGGCAAGTCATTACCTCATACCTACCTCATATCATTTCTACCTCACTTCAATTTTGGAGAATCCTAGAAAGTCTGAACTGTTGAAAATATTGAACCCCAAAATCACAGAGTCTTTGAGTGGGAACAATCATGGAATTATAGGTTTAGCAAAGGAAGGTGCCATAGTGGTCACTGTTTAAAAAGAATTGAAGCCCTTCCAAATAATCTAGTACCTGAGTAAAGGTAACACTGGTATTGAAGGAAGTAAATAAGAAGAATAAAGGTCTTTGGAGGttataaaaggagaaatagaagggaggaagaaggagttAAAACTTACTGTTTCTTTTAACTGGGATGTAACCATGGAGAAAGGAATGGGAGGAGTAGGCATCAGGTGAACCTCACTCTTATAAATCTAACAAAGAATGGTTGAACACATACCCCATAATTCCTCTCCTGGTTCCACTTCTGATTCTTGGAACTTCACCATAATGACTCAGCTGCTCTCTTATGCTGGAAGATTCTTCTTCCCTGCTGCCTCCTTTCCCACTAATGGGTTCCTTAAGAAATTTCAATTTGAGGAATGGTCTAGGCCAGCTAGCCATCATATCTCTCCCAACTCCTCTTCCAACTCTTCAGATTTTTGTATTTCATCAACATTCCCTTACAATAGTACCTTTAACTCCCCTTCCTTCTACATTGCAACCTTCCTTTACATTGCAACTCCCTTTTATGTACTTTCTTCTCCAATTAGGATGAAAGATTTTTGACGGTTGGTACTTTCTTTCTTGTATTCCCATCACTTAAGCACACTATCTGGattatagtaagcacttaatatttgttgacttgacaaagataataaattgggtatagaaatacaTCTAGGGGTATgtaggtggatagagtaccagccctggagtcaggggtacctgagttcaaattcagcctcagacacttaataattacctagctgtgaggccttgggcaagctatttaaccccactgccttgcaaaaaaccttaaaaaaagaaaggaaggaaagaaggaatacaTCTAAAGCAACAGGGTAAcacaaaagagataaagaatggTCAGGgctaagggaaaaaacatgaagggctaagggaaaaaatatgaagggCAAAAGTGGGGGGATGGTAGCAGGAGAATAGTCACAAGCAAAACAACCATTCTACTCTCAAGGAGTCTAATTgagatattaataaatatatggaaaatCACACCAGATTGACTTGGTAGGGGCAGTTAGTGCTCTAGAAGGTCATAAGAAACAATAAAGTTGTAtactggatagagtactagattgagtcaggaagacctggattaaaATACTACCTCAGAAAGCATTAAATACAAagggattaaaaggaaaaaaagaaatgaaaagaattagagACTAAGGAATGCCCATTTAATAAGAAAAGGCTAAAAAATTGCTTTATATGCATATagtgaaatattattgtattataagaaattatgaaagagatgattttagagaatcttagaaagtctgaactgttgcaaagtgaaTGAACCAAGCCAGAGGATAATCTCTCTCTTTATACAATgtcaacaacattgtaaagaaaaaccaTCTTTGAAAATCTTGAAAATTCTGATCAAAGCAATGACAAACAAATAGCATATTCAGAAGACCCATAATGAAGAATGCCATACACCTCATGACAGAGAATTGATAGACTCAAAGTATGAAGGAAGATACATCTTTTAGGACATGGTCTCTcatggatttgttttgcttgactggaTTTGCGTGTTGGATCTAGTCAACTATATAACTTTAGGCAAGTCCCCATTGCCATTCAGGATTTCAGTTTTCCTATATGAAGGTGCTAGGGACTTGCCAACAACCCTTCTTACAGACCTTTAGGTCTTGTGGCCCTTTCCTTCCATGGTGAAGCTGAAGTCTTACATATGTTgctttgtataaatatattagattagaagcttcttgagagcagggagtatcttttgcctctttttgtgtccTTTTTGTGTCCACAGTATCACTGTATTTCAATAAAGACTGAAAGATATTGGAGATGTTATAAAGGGAGTTCCTACTCCAGACAGAGATGAAACTAGTTGAccactgagatcccttccagttggagaaaactgattgttaaattttaaatgtGAGACTTTATATTTCAGAGATTAAAGTTAAATTATCAGAATGAGATTTATTGCTTTGTTACTTGTCTAGactaaagaaagtaaagaagaaaatgttatttatgcaggttaaatttgaaatatattctgcagacatttgttttttcaaagagatggTGGTTGAATATTTACCAGAATAAGCCTGCTTCATCTCTAAGATTCTATCATTCTATGACTCCATAAAATTCTGCTTTTGTTTATGCTACTTACTCTTTAAAGATAATACCtagtatatctttttttcccaaataccTAACCCCATCTTTATTTACAGCTCCTCAGGCTAGAGAGTAATGGCAAACAACTCAGCTCTTGAAttgtaacagaaagaaaaaagggaactacTGGTAACCCTCTCTCAGTAAAACTACCTGCTGGGAATAGGATAGACCAGGGAACAAAGCAGCCACTGAAACTCAGGAAATGGGACTCCTAAGGGAGAGAGACTGCTGGTCTAAGAGAGAGACTTGGTATGGCTGCTTGATAACCCTGTAGGGAATGGGTCTTAGAGGGCTACCCAGGCATGAGGAAGCTGGGACCAATAGggtttgaaaaatgaggaaagggcCTTAGTTGGACATctgggaaaggaagaatggagacTTCCCAACTTGCCCAAGACAGAGACAGTAGCAGATGTCTACAGTGGAACCAGCTTGTGGGAGGATAGAGCTACCCTTTCTTCACACCACCTTAGAGAACCAATTTGATCCACCACCCCCCACTGGTTCCAGATCCTCCCAGATGTCCTCGCTCCTTCCAACTTAACTCAGAAGTATAAGAAGGGACGGGGAGGGCTGCCATGCTCAGCTACCTTGGCATCTAAAAACCAAAGAGGGAAAGTGAGAGCTCGAGGCTATTTGGAAGGCAGACAGAGCTAGGCAACCCCAGAGACACATAGGTTTAGAGAATAGGAAGagaggattggggggggggtgataggAGCCAAGTCCCCTAAGTCACAGTAACTTAGAACCTCCctaaagaaaaaggggagggagggccTTGAGTGCCAATCAAGTCCATCCTTTCAGGTACTCAGCTCAACATGAGTATGATTCTTTACTTGCCCTGCCAGGGAGATGGGCccaaaggagagggagaaaaaccaACATAAAATCTGCAACTTTCAATCTTCCAGAGGCCATGGGGAGGAAGGGAGCAACCAGGCCATTGCCCTTAGGACTTCTTGGCATCTTGTGTGTTCCGGTGTTTCAGGTCACTCAAGTCAAAAGGTTTGAAAGTCTTCAGGTTGGGACTAGGGACCTTTTCCACATACTCCTCCACCAGGCCACGCTCACTGCCAGACATCTGGTTCTGGAGGTCTCGTTCCACACACTGCCATGCTTCATAAATGAATCAAACATTCTCCTCATGGGCCAGAGTGAAGATCTCACTGCTGTTGCTTGGAGACCTGGGgctactatttcttttgacaTTGTAGACAACTCTAGAGACAGGGGAACTGGTCATAGCTTGGGAGTGGCTGGTCCAATCACTCAACTCAAATGCCTGGGTCTCCTTCTTGGCTTCAATATGCTGCTGGGAAGTTCTAGAGGGGCAACTGGCGGGGGGAGGAGAGAGCCAGGCGCAAAGGCGGATCCACTCCTTTCCACACACCTGGCTGCGGTAGGGCAGTCCCACTCCCACTCCTGCTCCTCCACCTAAATCTCTGGTGTCGTGACATGGCTATCTCGTCCCAGGGTGGGGGTCCCCTCTCCCCCAATGGGGAGCATACAACATGACTGGCATATGcatctaggtcaaagggtagggaATCCTCCTAgtatatctttttatttaatattttgttttccacttatatgaaaaacaattttaacgttcttttttttttaattttgagttctaaattctctctcccccccatatTAGAAGGTAAgtaatttgacataggttatacataatATTTAGTGTGTCTTACCGAAATGTTGCAGAGGAATAAAAAGGCTGCAATATTCTTCAGGATTTTTCTCTTGGTGTTACCTGGCAAGGAATTTGGATTGCAGTCTGTAACTGGgctattttcttggttctgttctctaCTATCTGTCATATAGTCTTCTCTCAAGTAAGTACTTCCATTGAGCATGTATGATAATTCTCTGCCATTAGAAGCAGTATCTCCTGCCATACCACAGTTCTTTTGACATGAATGAGTGAGTGGAGTAGGATTCCTATTGCATATGGCCATGACCCTAAGAGTCCTAATGTCCTCATTATATTTCTTGGGTTTGCGGTGTATGGATTCAATTatgaagaggttttgaatatatTTCTCCAGAATCACCAGGATAGAATAAGGCAGGTTGTACCATGTGTATGTAGGGTGTTTCTCAGCACAGATAATGGCCAAGATGGATCCCCAAGAAATAAGCCAGGACCCAGATGCAGTTCCTATTAAGAGGTCTGAGTCAAGCTTCCGGGCAGGATTTTTGGACTCATCTAATGATGTCTCTTCTGTTCTATAAATCCAAACTCCTACAATGCCAGCTATGACCATCACCATCAAAGAGGCTGTAGCATATACATAAAACATGATGAGTGCAGACTCGCTCTTTGTCTTTGAACGCCCAATCTGAATCAAGTAGACTACAACAATGGCAATAGTGGTGACCAGCACTGTTAGACCAACAATTGTGCCCATCATCACACCATGGAACTTAAATTGGATTTTTGGATGCTGGTGATTTTCAACTTTGCGTCCAATGTTTTTCCACAGGACATAGAACATTGTAGAGGCCAATATATGATACTCTATGTTGAAAGGATAGAGATAATAGATTCCT
The Macrotis lagotis isolate mMagLag1 chromosome 3, bilby.v1.9.chrom.fasta, whole genome shotgun sequence genome window above contains:
- the OTOP1 gene encoding proton channel OTOP1, with the translated sequence SGSITLFAAITIILGCFKVGYFVGFAECLSATEGVFPVAHSIHTLSQVYFLWGHAKDIIQSFKTFERFGLIHSVFTNLLLWANGVLNESKHQLNEHKERLMTLGFGNITIVLDDHTPDCNCTSTALCSIISQGIYYLYPFNIEYHILASTMFYVLWKNIGRKVENHQHPKIQFKFHGVMMGTIVGLTVLVTTIAIVVVYLIQIGRSKTKSESALIMFYVYATASLMVMVIAGIVGVWIYRTEETSLDESKNPARKLDSDLLIGTASGSWLISWGSILAIICAEKHPTYTWYNLPYSILVILEKYIQNLFIIESIHRKPKKYNEDIRTLRVMAICNRNPTPLTHSCQKNCGMAGDTASNGRELSYMLNGSTYLREDYMTDSREQNQENSPVTDCNPNSLPGNTKRKILKNIAAFLFLCNISLWIPPAFGCRPEYDNGLEEIVFGFEPWIIVVNLAMPFSIFYRMHSAASLFEVYCKT